In Macadamia integrifolia cultivar HAES 741 chromosome 5, SCU_Mint_v3, whole genome shotgun sequence, a single window of DNA contains:
- the LOC122080338 gene encoding B3 domain-containing protein Os04g0581400-like, with protein sequence MATTQIPPKNSAFKPYNKSPTVESELSNKRDSSGCLKIEDRENGNDTREKPRNLENEKNKRQVIKNMDNNGNNTASEAPLSIGSLSSLSSSSSSTLSPYSIQAQNLMSSPILSSTILSNTVAPRGEEFLFEKMLYQSDVNNLNRLIIPRKFAETYFPCLKISKYNYKKENLVFLDHQNIAWNMIFEFWESSRSYVLTKGWRAFVNQYQLRPNFMVRFYQPNKYLAKKHYGIEYVVRVPIKTIRLFGQDCHYLCLDEINGGGGGYGNNGDNASSSNSSSGQNKIIGQGQAEGAAMEKGKGL encoded by the exons ATGGCCACCACCCAGATCCCACCTAAAAACTCAGCTTTCAAGCCTTACAACAAATCACCGACTGTAGAAAGTGAATTATCAAATAAGAGAGACTCTTCGGGCTGTCTTAAGATTGAAGATAGAGAGAATGGCAATGATACAAGGGAGAAACCAAG GAATTTGGAGAATGAAAAGAACAAGAGGCAGGTGATCAAGAACATGGACAATAATGGCAATAACACAGCATCCGAAGCTCCATTGAGCATCGGTTcattatcatcattatcatcctcatcatcctcaACACTCTCTCCCTATAGCATTCAAGCTCAGAACCTAATGAGCAGTCCCATACTTTCAAGCACAATCTTAAGTAACACAGTTGCACCAAGGGGAGAAGAATTCTTGTTCGAGAAGATGTTGTACCAAAGTGACGTGAACAATCTCAATAGGCTTATCATCCCAAGAAAGTTTGCAGAAACATACTTTCCTTGCCTGAAGATTTCCAAATACAACTACAAGAAGGAGAACCTTGTGTTCTTGGATCACCAAAACATTGCATGGAATATGATATTCGAGTTCTGGGAATCTAGCCGAAGTTATGTACTCACTAAGGGGTGGAGGGCGTTTGTCAACCAGTACCAACTACGACCAAACTTTATGGTTCGTTTCTACCAGCCTAATAAGTACCTGGCTAAGAAGCACTATGGCATAGAATATGTCGTCCGGGTACCAATTAAGACGATTAGATTGTTTGGCCAAGATTGCCATTACTTGTGCCTTGATGAGAtcaatggtggtggtggtggctacGGAAACAATGGCGACAATGCCAGTAGCAGCAATAGCAGCAGTGGCCAGAATAAGATTATTGGGCAAGGGCAGGCAGAAGGGGCAGCCATGGAAAAAGGCAAAGGTCTTTGA